The bacterium genomic interval TGGAAGCGACCAGTAAAAGACTGGAGCTTATTGATATTCTTTCAAAACTTTTTAAGGAGTCGAATTCTGAGGAAATCGGGAAAATTTGTTATTTGATTCAAGGCCGAGTGGCGCCGTTTTTTGAGGCGACGGAGATTGGAATGGCAGAGTCGATGGCTGCTCAAGCTGTTGGTAAAGCATACGGTAAAAGTAAGGATGAGGTGCTCAAGCTATATCGACATAAAGGTAATATGGGAATCACAGCAAGTGAACTTGCTGCGAGTTCAAAATTCAAAATTCAAAGTTCAAAGTTATCAGTAAGTGAAGTGTTTGCCCAGCTTCGCAAAATTGCGGAATTCAGCGGTAAAGGAACGGTCGAACAAAAAGTTTCAACACTTGCAGATCTTCTGAAGAGTGTTGATTCGGTTTCCGCAAAGCACCTTGCCAATATTCCGCTTGGAACGCTTCGACTTGGGATTGGTGACCCAACTGTTTTGGATGCGCTTTCGATTGCC includes:
- a CDS encoding DNA ligase, with the protein product MKFSRLAEYYEKLEATSKRLELIDILSKLFKESNSEEIGKICYLIQGRVAPFFEATEIGMAESMAAQAVGKAYGKSKDEVLKLYRHKGNMGITASELAASSKFKIQSSKLSVSEVFAQLRKIAEFSGKGTVEQKVSTLADLLKSVDSVSAKHLANIPLGTLRLGIGDPTVLDALSIA